Proteins from one Ricinus communis isolate WT05 ecotype wild-type chromosome 9, ASM1957865v1, whole genome shotgun sequence genomic window:
- the LOC8261327 gene encoding EEF1A lysine methyltransferase 4 isoform X2 encodes MTMGTSTQAYGESWYWDNRYANESGPFDWYQKYSSLAPLINLYIPRHHHPRILVVGCGNSAFSDGMVDDGYDDVKIILKHGCSCLFQIGFTGTLDSILCGNNSRQNATLMLEDVWRVLKDKGVYILVTYGAPVYRLCLLKESCLWTIKLHVIEKLLSGGDSEHPVWELTNPVPLNDDGSSVEAALGKNPDVHYIYICTKDESLKAGQKPEEEV; translated from the exons ATGACAATGGGAACATCGACGCAGGCATACGGTGAATCATGGTACTGGGACAACAGATACGCAAATGAATCAGGACCCTTCGATTGGTACCAAAAATATTCTTCTTTGGCTCCTCTCATCAATCTCTACATTCCTCGCCATCACCATCCTCGAATCCTCGTCGTGGGATGCGGCAACTCAG CATTTAGCGACGGCATGGTGGACGATGGATATGACGATGTG AAAATAATCTTGAAGCACGGTTGCTCATGTTTGTTTCAAATTGGTTTTACAGGAACTCTAGACTCTATCTTG TGTGGAAATAATTCACGACAAAATGCCACCTTGATGCTTGAAGACGTTTGGAG GGTCCTGAAGGATAAAGGAGTATATATCCTG GTTACATATGGAGCTCCAGTTTATCGCCTATGCTTGTTGAAAGAATCATGCTTGTGGACGATTAAACTTCACGTGATAG AAAAGCTTTTGTCAGGGGGAGACTCTGAACATCCAGTGTGGGAGTTGACAAATCCTGTTCCACTTAATGATGATGGAAGCTCGGTGGAAGCGGCACTTGGAAAAAATCCTGATgttcattatatttatatttgtacCAAG GATGAATCATTGAAGGCAGGCCAAAAGCCTGAAGAGGAAGTCTAG
- the LOC8261329 gene encoding signal recognition particle 19 kDa protein, with translation MADGSIPNIKKWVVLYPVYINSKKTIAQGRRICTTKACENPTCVEIGDCCSHLKLPFAIEIDKAYPRDFMQIGRVRVLLKREDGTLYNPAIPTRKQLMLHVAELVPRHPGRTKKQESASTSNAGTSKSGKGGKKKR, from the exons ATGGCGGATGGAAGTATCCCCAATATAAAGAAATGGGTAGTTTTGTATCCTGTTTACATCAACTCCAAGAAAACGATTGCTCAAGGCAGGCGAATTTGCACTACTAAAGCTTGCGAAAATCCTACTTGTGTTGAGATTGGTGATTGCTGCAGCCATCTCAAACTCCCTTTTGCCATTGAG ATTGACAAAGCATATCCCCGTGATTTCATGCAAATAGGGAGGGTGAGAGTGTTGCTGAAAAGGGAAGATGGAACTTTGTATAATCCAGCCATTCCTACCA GAAAACAGCTAATGCTCCATGTTGCTGAGTTGGTGCCCAGGCACCCTGGGAGGACTAAGAAGCAGGAGTCTGCTTCTACGTCAAATGCTGGAACATCCAAGTCTGGGAAGGgtgggaagaagaagagatag
- the LOC8261325 gene encoding tyrosine-sulfated glycopeptide receptor 1 isoform X7: protein MNSTVQLVLAATASFFFVTLLFAFIYLISKSSKHRRFNNNNQRLHHQIRGFNGNRTVPNPQLSSVTIDESATFDPNLNRISMDELKLATNNFSPGLIIGDGSFGFVYKATLSDGTTVAIKKLDPDAFQGFREFRAEMETLGKLHHPNIVRILGYCISGVDRVLIYEFIEKGNLDQWLHETSTDNEPLTKSPLSWEMRIKIVMGIANGLAYLHQLDTPIIHRDIKASNVLLDGEFEAHIADFGLARAIDASHSHVSTQVAGTMGYMPPEYKEGVTVATVRADVFSFGILMIEIATGERPNLPVVLEGREVGLIVWARKMLEQDRHVEILDSKMCKQGLNEENVKGYFSIASMCTNEIQMDRPVMSEVVHLLNQLHGRSYADLQMDIQDNECAFQIGSSKAVQLMNFALRWDFLYTKCCHT, encoded by the exons ATGAATTCCACCGTCCAACTAGTCCTTGCAGCAACCGCTAGTTTCTTCTTCGTTACACTTCTCTTTGCTTTCATCTATCTCATTTCCAAGTCCTCCAAGCATCGCCGTTTCAACAACAATAACCAACGCCTCCACCACCAAATCCGCGGTTTCAACGGTAATCGGACCGTACCCAATCCTCAGCTCTCCTCTGTTACCATCGATGAAAGCGCCACTTTCGACCCTAATCTGAATCGGATCTCCATGGATGAGCTTAAACTCGCTACCAATAACTTCTCCCCGGGTTTGATCATCGGAGATGGCAGCTTTGGTTTCGTTTACAAAGCTACTCTATCTGATGGCACCACCGTCGCCATCAAGAAACTTGACCCGGACGCTTTTCAAGGTTTTCGGGAATTCCGGGCCGAGATGGAAACATTAGGTAAGCTACATCACCCAAACATCGTGCGAATTCTCGGCTACTGCATTTCGGGTGTGGACAGAGTCttgatttatgaatttattgagAAAGGCAACCTCGATCAGTGGTTGCATGAGACGTCGACTGATAATGAACCGTTGACTAAATCGCCATTATCTTGGGAGATGAGGATTAAAATCGTAATGGGCATAGCTAACGGTCTTGCATATTTGCATCAGCTCGACACTCCTATCATACACAGAGATATCAAAGCCAGCAATGTTTTATTGGATGGGGAGTTTGAAGCCCATATTGCAGACTTTGGACTTGCACGTGCAATCGACGCATCGCATTCGCACGTGTCTACCCAAGTTGCCGGCACCATGGGGTATATGCCGCCGGAGTACAAGGAGGGAGTGACGGTAGCCACGGTGAGGGCGGATGTGTTCAGTTTTGGGATATTAATGATTGAAATCGCAACAGGTGAAAGGCCCAATTTGCCAGTGGTTTTAGAAGGACGGGAAGTGGGGTTAATTGTATGGGCAAGGAAAATGCTGGAGCAAGATAGACATGTGGAAATATTAGATTCTAAAATGTGTAAACAAGGATTAAATGAAGAGAACGTGAAAGGGTATTTTAGCATTGCTTCTATGTGTACCAATGAAATACAAATGGATAGACCGGTGATGAGTGAAGTTGTTCATTTACTGAACCAGCTTCATGGTAGAAG TTATGCAGATCTTCAAATGGATATCCAAGATAATGAGTGCGCTTTCCAAATAGGTTCCAGTAAAGCTGTACAATTGATGAAT TTTGCTCTTCGATGGGATTTTCTCTACACCAAATGCTGCCatacttga
- the LOC8261327 gene encoding EEF1A lysine methyltransferase 4 isoform X1: MTMGTSTQAYGESWYWDNRYANESGPFDWYQKYSSLAPLINLYIPRHHHPRILVVGCGNSAFSDGMVDDGYDDVVNIDISSVVIEAMNNKYSNRPQLKYIQMDVREMSAFQTGSFDAVIDKGTLDSILCGNNSRQNATLMLEDVWRVLKDKGVYILVTYGAPVYRLCLLKESCLWTIKLHVIEKLLSGGDSEHPVWELTNPVPLNDDGSSVEAALGKNPDVHYIYICTKDESLKAGQKPEEEV, translated from the exons ATGACAATGGGAACATCGACGCAGGCATACGGTGAATCATGGTACTGGGACAACAGATACGCAAATGAATCAGGACCCTTCGATTGGTACCAAAAATATTCTTCTTTGGCTCCTCTCATCAATCTCTACATTCCTCGCCATCACCATCCTCGAATCCTCGTCGTGGGATGCGGCAACTCAG CATTTAGCGACGGCATGGTGGACGATGGATATGACGATGTGGTAAACATTGACATATCGTCTGTTGTTATTGAAGCTATGAATAACAAATATTCTAATCGTCCTCAACTAAAAT ATATTCAAATGGATGTTCGTGAGATGAGTGCTTTTCAAACAGGTTCCTTTGATGCTGTTATTGATAAAG GAACTCTAGACTCTATCTTG TGTGGAAATAATTCACGACAAAATGCCACCTTGATGCTTGAAGACGTTTGGAG GGTCCTGAAGGATAAAGGAGTATATATCCTG GTTACATATGGAGCTCCAGTTTATCGCCTATGCTTGTTGAAAGAATCATGCTTGTGGACGATTAAACTTCACGTGATAG AAAAGCTTTTGTCAGGGGGAGACTCTGAACATCCAGTGTGGGAGTTGACAAATCCTGTTCCACTTAATGATGATGGAAGCTCGGTGGAAGCGGCACTTGGAAAAAATCCTGATgttcattatatttatatttgtacCAAG GATGAATCATTGAAGGCAGGCCAAAAGCCTGAAGAGGAAGTCTAG
- the LOC8261325 gene encoding putative serine/threonine-protein kinase isoform X8 yields MNSTVQLVLAATASFFFVTLLFAFIYLISKSSKHRRFNNNNQRLHHQIRGFNGNRTVPNPQLSSVTIDESATFDPNLNRISMDELKLATNNFSPGLIIGDGSFGFVYKATLSDGTTVAIKKLDPDAFQGFREFRAEMETLGKLHHPNIVRILGYCISGVDRVLIYEFIEKGNLDQWLHETSTDNEPLTKSPLSWEMRIKIVMGIANGLAYLHQLDTPIIHRDIKASNVLLDGEFEAHIADFGLARAIDASHSHVSTQVAGTMGYMPPEYKEGVTVATVRADVFSFGILMIEIATGERPNLPVVLEGREVGLIVWARKMLEQDRHVEILDSKMCKQGLNEENVKGYFSIASMCTNEIQMDRPVMSEVVHLLNQLHGRRSSNGYPR; encoded by the exons ATGAATTCCACCGTCCAACTAGTCCTTGCAGCAACCGCTAGTTTCTTCTTCGTTACACTTCTCTTTGCTTTCATCTATCTCATTTCCAAGTCCTCCAAGCATCGCCGTTTCAACAACAATAACCAACGCCTCCACCACCAAATCCGCGGTTTCAACGGTAATCGGACCGTACCCAATCCTCAGCTCTCCTCTGTTACCATCGATGAAAGCGCCACTTTCGACCCTAATCTGAATCGGATCTCCATGGATGAGCTTAAACTCGCTACCAATAACTTCTCCCCGGGTTTGATCATCGGAGATGGCAGCTTTGGTTTCGTTTACAAAGCTACTCTATCTGATGGCACCACCGTCGCCATCAAGAAACTTGACCCGGACGCTTTTCAAGGTTTTCGGGAATTCCGGGCCGAGATGGAAACATTAGGTAAGCTACATCACCCAAACATCGTGCGAATTCTCGGCTACTGCATTTCGGGTGTGGACAGAGTCttgatttatgaatttattgagAAAGGCAACCTCGATCAGTGGTTGCATGAGACGTCGACTGATAATGAACCGTTGACTAAATCGCCATTATCTTGGGAGATGAGGATTAAAATCGTAATGGGCATAGCTAACGGTCTTGCATATTTGCATCAGCTCGACACTCCTATCATACACAGAGATATCAAAGCCAGCAATGTTTTATTGGATGGGGAGTTTGAAGCCCATATTGCAGACTTTGGACTTGCACGTGCAATCGACGCATCGCATTCGCACGTGTCTACCCAAGTTGCCGGCACCATGGGGTATATGCCGCCGGAGTACAAGGAGGGAGTGACGGTAGCCACGGTGAGGGCGGATGTGTTCAGTTTTGGGATATTAATGATTGAAATCGCAACAGGTGAAAGGCCCAATTTGCCAGTGGTTTTAGAAGGACGGGAAGTGGGGTTAATTGTATGGGCAAGGAAAATGCTGGAGCAAGATAGACATGTGGAAATATTAGATTCTAAAATGTGTAAACAAGGATTAAATGAAGAGAACGTGAAAGGGTATTTTAGCATTGCTTCTATGTGTACCAATGAAATACAAATGGATAGACCGGTGATGAGTGAAGTTGTTCATTTACTGAACCAGCTTCATGGTAGAAG ATCTTCAAATGGATATCCAAGATAA
- the LOC8261328 gene encoding mediator of RNA polymerase II transcription subunit 21: MDIISQLQEQVDTIASLAFNTIGTLQRDAPPVRLSPNYPEPPASNPAEDIADQPKLMSAALVKAAKQFDALVAALPLAEGGEEAQLKRIAELQAENDAVGQELQRQLEAAEKELKQVQELFSQATDNCLNLKKPD; the protein is encoded by the exons ATGGATATAATCTCCCAATTACAAGAGCAAGTGGATACAATAGCATCTCTTGCATTCAATACGATTGGGACGCTGCAAAGAGATGCTCCTCCAGTGCGTCTCTCTCCAAATTACCCGGAACCACCGGCTAGTAATCCTGCTGAGGATATTGCTGACCAACCTAAGTTAATGAGTGCTGCTCTTGTCAAGGCTGCTAAGCAG TTTGACGCTCTGGTGGCGGCACTTCCATTGGCTGAAGGAGGCGAGGAAGCTCAACTGAAAAGGATTGCGGAACTGCAG GCTGAAAATGATGCTGTAGGCCAGGAACTCCAAAGGCAACTTGAAGCTGCAG AGAAGGAATTGAAGCAGGTCCAGGAGCTGTTTAGCCAAGCAACAGATAATTGCTTGAACTTGAAGAAGCCAGATTAA